A single window of Salvia splendens isolate huo1 chromosome 8, SspV2, whole genome shotgun sequence DNA harbors:
- the LOC121744157 gene encoding dirigent protein 22-like: MVKLSIIFMVFCLANTIATPTAQIVDKRPESVKAWFKNLPNAKEKLATLHFYFHDTVASENPSAVTVAEANATKYPTNFGLIRMMDNPLTVGPEIDSKIIGRARGVYGGASIEDIDLLMTLNYVFTEGEYNGSTLSVLAHNPILDEYREMAIVGGTGVFRLARGIATARTTWFNMTSQDAVVEYHVMVLYYVNE, encoded by the coding sequence ATGGTGAAACTATCAATCATATTTATGGTTTTTTGCTTAGCAAACACTATTGCAACTCCCACGGCCCAAATTGTTGACAAGCGGCCCGAATCAGTCAAAGCATGGTTCAAAAACCTCCCAAATGCCAAGGAAAAGCTTGCCACACTTCACTTCTATTTCCACGACACCGTCGCCAGCGAGAATCCGTCGGCTGTCACGGTTGCCGAGGCCAACGCGACTAAGTATCCTACAAATTTCGGTTTGATAAGGATGATGGATAATCCGCTAACCGTTGGGCCCGAGATCGATTCCAAGATTATTGGTCGAGCGCGTGGGGTATATGGCGGGGCCTCAATCGAGGATATCGACCTACTCATGACCCTGAACTACGTGTTCACCGAAGGCGAATATAATGGTAGCACGCTCAGCGTGCTCGCCCATAACCCGATTTTGGACGAGTACCGAGAGATGGCAATCGTCGGGGGCACGGGCGTTTTCAGATTGGCACGGGGGATTGCTACCGCGCGAACCACTTGGTTTAATATGACCTCTCAAGATGCTGTTGTTGAGTACCATGTCATGGTTTTGTATTATGTAAATGAATGA